In Mangrovivirga cuniculi, the following proteins share a genomic window:
- a CDS encoding sensor histidine kinase — protein sequence MSIYQWSGKNSLISNNITSSLKSKSGYIWITSYNGIMRFDGVNIDVFDRRNLPFLITDAFYQIYETPDSTLFFVSQGSGLVKYTDGKFSQVKSKNNKIPQTVTCLNFVKDNTYYIGSYNKGVYKIHDDSIFRISKKLPDDLSITDIKSAGENHIWIGTEGGGLYEYKDGEVNHYTTKNGLINDYIRSLYFENGKLYIGTQRGLQTFSDSSFQKTFYDSLHINHINSRPDLEHIWLAIESGIGKFSKTQNKFLFTQKKGGMTLTRLSRIDIEEENNIWVSTGKDGLLHLRNTGINNYTTDENLSINKTNIILEHEGRLYVGTDDGNINIISNGQISQFPFKVDLKSGIRDILFYEDKILIASYDGLLLVKSGKQKLLTREDGLPSLDLRRILPVNKEFWIASRTSGVIICEDGVIKKTINKNNGLKSNFILALEEDSKGNVYIGTHSGGLSIISPESNITNLKIKDDDSGILIFNIHISDNDEIYLITNIGLYILKNKTLSKIEIQHSLTGVSFFDAVEDKSGSMWITTNQGVLRIYKKDINDYLSGKISSVGSIIMDASDGMANQECTGATRSILLSDNKIAIPTIGGLSIINPSKTKIDTDFPNIYIKSLESGGNNYQNDTIELGPGNMRYTFHFSAPQFTSPEAIKFKYKLHGSKEEWTIIQNKRQLQYTSLKPGTYTFEIIPSNVLGEWSNDSAKITFIVKPYYYETTWFYFLVCIILVFLLFLVYKWRVNDIEKRNKQLKKLNSELDRFVYSASHDLRAPLASVLGIVNLAKIDNQTNPRIYFQKIEHSVKKLDRFTKDIIDFSRNARTDLELEEINFEELISGILEEIKYLDESGKITIKIENSCNIGFCTDPKRLEIILKNLISNALKYHNLRQENPEVIISITCSKKSHQ from the coding sequence ATGTCTATTTATCAATGGTCGGGAAAAAACAGCCTCATATCCAATAACATCACTTCCTCATTAAAAAGTAAATCAGGTTACATATGGATTACCTCATATAATGGTATAATGCGATTTGATGGAGTAAATATTGATGTTTTTGACCGTCGTAATTTACCATTTTTGATTACAGATGCCTTTTACCAAATTTATGAAACCCCCGATAGCACTTTATTTTTTGTTTCACAGGGCTCAGGATTGGTGAAATATACCGATGGGAAATTTTCACAGGTCAAAAGTAAGAATAATAAGATTCCCCAGACTGTGACATGTCTCAATTTCGTAAAAGATAATACCTATTATATTGGTTCATACAACAAGGGAGTTTATAAAATTCATGATGATTCTATTTTCAGGATAAGCAAAAAATTACCTGATGATCTGAGTATAACAGATATTAAATCTGCAGGTGAAAATCATATTTGGATCGGAACTGAGGGAGGCGGATTATACGAATATAAGGATGGGGAAGTCAATCATTATACAACCAAAAATGGATTGATAAACGATTATATCAGATCATTATATTTTGAAAATGGAAAGCTGTATATAGGAACACAAAGAGGATTGCAAACCTTTAGCGATAGCAGTTTTCAAAAAACCTTTTACGATTCTTTACATATAAATCACATAAATTCAAGGCCTGATCTAGAACATATTTGGCTGGCTATAGAATCAGGCATAGGCAAATTCTCTAAAACTCAGAATAAATTTTTATTCACTCAGAAAAAGGGAGGAATGACCCTGACCCGACTTTCCAGAATAGATATTGAAGAAGAAAATAATATCTGGGTTTCGACAGGTAAAGATGGCTTACTCCACTTACGTAATACTGGTATCAATAATTACACCACAGATGAAAACTTATCTATTAATAAGACAAATATCATCCTGGAACACGAAGGACGTTTATATGTCGGAACTGATGACGGAAATATCAATATCATTTCAAACGGACAAATATCTCAATTCCCATTTAAAGTAGATTTAAAAAGTGGAATAAGAGATATATTATTTTATGAGGATAAGATATTGATTGCCTCTTATGATGGACTATTACTTGTTAAGTCTGGAAAGCAAAAACTATTAACCAGGGAGGATGGACTCCCCTCCCTCGATCTAAGGAGGATATTACCTGTTAATAAAGAATTTTGGATTGCCAGCCGCACAAGTGGAGTTATAATTTGTGAAGATGGGGTTATTAAAAAGACTATTAACAAAAACAATGGACTAAAATCAAATTTTATACTTGCTCTTGAGGAAGATAGCAAAGGTAATGTCTACATAGGCACGCATAGTGGAGGATTATCAATTATTTCCCCTGAATCAAACATTACAAACTTAAAAATAAAGGATGACGACTCCGGCATTCTCATTTTTAATATTCATATAAGCGATAATGATGAAATTTATTTAATTACTAATATTGGTTTATATATTCTCAAAAATAAAACCCTATCAAAAATAGAAATTCAACATTCCCTGACAGGAGTTAGTTTTTTTGATGCTGTAGAAGATAAATCAGGATCTATGTGGATTACTACTAACCAAGGAGTTCTCAGAATATATAAAAAAGATATTAATGATTATTTATCAGGTAAAATAAGTTCTGTAGGATCAATAATCATGGATGCAAGTGATGGAATGGCTAATCAGGAATGTACCGGGGCTACGAGATCAATACTCTTGTCGGATAATAAAATAGCAATCCCTACAATTGGCGGATTGAGTATTATCAATCCTTCAAAAACTAAAATTGATACAGATTTCCCAAACATTTACATTAAATCCCTTGAGTCAGGCGGAAATAATTATCAAAATGATACTATTGAATTAGGTCCGGGAAATATGAGATATACATTTCATTTTTCAGCTCCTCAATTCACTTCTCCGGAAGCAATAAAGTTTAAATATAAGCTTCACGGCTCTAAAGAAGAATGGACTATTATTCAAAATAAAAGACAATTACAATACACCAGCCTCAAACCAGGGACATATACTTTTGAGATTATACCATCGAATGTACTCGGAGAATGGAGCAATGATAGTGCTAAAATAACCTTCATAGTAAAACCATATTATTATGAAACTACATGGTTTTATTTTCTAGTATGCATTATCCTCGTGTTTTTACTTTTTTTAGTTTATAAATGGCGAGTAAATGATATTGAAAAAAGGAATAAACAACTTAAAAAACTCAATAGTGAGCTAGATAGATTTGTATATAGTGCTTCCCATGATTTAAGGGCTCCATTAGCTTCTGTTCTTGGTATAGTGAATTTAGCTAAAATAGATAATCAGACTAATCCTCGAATCTACTTTCAAAAAATTGAACACAGTGTAAAAAAGTTAGATAGGTTCACAAAAGACATTATTGACTTTAGTAGAAATGCCCGTACTGATTTAGAACTTGAAGAAATAAATTTTGAAGAATTAATATCAGGTATACTTGAAGAGATTAAATATCTTGATGAATCCGGAAAAATAACCATCAAAATAGAAAACTCTTGCAATATTGGTTTTTGTACTGACCCTAAACGATTGGAGATCATCTTAAAAAATTTAATTTCCAATGCTTTAAAATATCATAATTTAAGACAGGAAAACCCTGAAGTTATTATCTCGATTACCTGTTCAAAAAAATCGCATCAATAA
- a CDS encoding exonuclease SbcCD subunit D C-terminal domain-containing protein, whose product MKILHTGDWHLGKKLHETEFEEDHKLFFEELFNIIVNNSIDVLVVSGDIFDFSNPPRSAEKLYYSFLLKLKDTCCKNIIITAGNHDGIQSLEAPKEILKLLNVDIIGTLTDSYNDQVIEINDNKGNLKFIVAAVPFLRDKDLLKVNEGRTYHDRTEEVRQGIINHYSELAEQITHKYGKDVPILATGHLFVAGVEEKSDAVRDIQVGNLAGIKSSSFPERFGYIALGHIHRQQKLQGHSNMWYCGSPLPLSFTEKNYEHSVLVTTLNSEGVFEQPKKITIPTYRKLITINDSLQNVLSELRSLDNEKHNNYLIEAIITQENSDLDIPYQMSKISEELKYIKLVKYRTNITGKKELRKEDVPDLDEFTPDIIFNSLIRSENIEEEQIEIIKDLFKKAEELSNQESAE is encoded by the coding sequence ATGAAGATACTTCATACAGGAGACTGGCATCTGGGGAAAAAACTACATGAAACTGAATTTGAAGAAGATCATAAGCTGTTTTTTGAAGAGCTTTTTAACATAATTGTAAACAATTCAATAGATGTTCTTGTGGTATCAGGTGATATATTTGATTTCAGTAACCCTCCACGCAGTGCAGAAAAACTATATTATAGCTTTTTATTAAAATTAAAAGACACTTGCTGCAAAAACATAATAATAACTGCAGGCAATCATGATGGTATTCAATCTTTAGAAGCCCCTAAAGAAATACTAAAACTTCTGAATGTAGATATAATTGGTACTCTGACAGACTCTTACAATGATCAGGTGATTGAAATCAATGATAATAAGGGAAATCTTAAATTTATTGTTGCAGCAGTGCCTTTCTTAAGAGATAAAGACCTTCTAAAGGTAAATGAAGGAAGAACGTATCATGACAGAACTGAAGAAGTAAGACAAGGCATTATCAATCATTATTCAGAGCTGGCAGAACAAATAACTCATAAGTATGGAAAGGATGTCCCGATACTTGCAACAGGTCATTTATTTGTTGCCGGGGTTGAAGAAAAATCTGATGCTGTGAGAGATATTCAGGTTGGAAATCTGGCTGGGATTAAGTCTTCTTCATTTCCTGAGCGATTTGGATATATAGCTCTTGGTCACATTCATCGTCAGCAAAAACTACAAGGGCATTCGAATATGTGGTATTGCGGATCACCATTGCCATTGAGTTTTACTGAAAAAAATTATGAGCACAGTGTATTGGTAACTACTCTAAATAGTGAAGGCGTTTTTGAACAACCAAAAAAAATCACAATACCAACCTATCGAAAATTAATCACGATAAACGATTCTTTACAAAATGTACTCTCCGAATTAAGATCTCTGGATAATGAGAAACATAATAACTATCTCATTGAAGCAATAATTACTCAGGAAAATTCAGATCTCGACATCCCATATCAGATGAGCAAAATTTCCGAAGAGCTCAAGTACATTAAACTTGTTAAATACAGGACTAACATAACTGGTAAAAAGGAATTAAGAAAGGAGGATGTACCTGATCTTGATGAGTTCACACCAGATATAATTTTTAATTCATTGATCAGAAGTGAAAATATAGAAGAAGAACAAATCGAAATAATCAAGGACCTTTTTAAAAAAGCCGAGGAATTATCAAACCAGGAAAGTGCTGAATAA
- a CDS encoding AAA family ATPase, translating into MKILKIRLKNINSFKGEHCVNFENSDLSASGLFLITGPTGAGKTTILDSITLALYNKIPRIDKQITKNVIQQKGLLITRGEQESLAEVEYEAGGKLYRSSWKIAHTKTGNLKDYEMELTDITEGKIIDLKKSEVPAANEKFIGLSYDQFIKAIMLSQGDFAKLLKANRDERSNLLEKITGLTSFRDISRKVYELFKQAETNLAIEESSKESIQLLSEEEVDDLNTELKVLISSKIALKQKEKAINEKITSAAKYSQLKQEYANTENEVLKISNEIDQNQNSFEKIARYKEIIPLKSKYSEYENHKSKIAEISETVTDLNQKENQLNEKQNSLQSRLEQKTKELNKVNDEYLNIQPKIKKAKELTANLKILKTEYTRNNSNLESATKELKLAEDQTNEFLDKQLVLSKQQNKLEDNLSQLKEYQAGSENISDIERSIELVLEAENNIAEVLDKYPKIKNGISDTSDTKEVINYLRDTQSKLDHKIKEIKTSLNNNSDPEFQLKIKDLGQHYISLFKEKQKIENENENEEIESLDQKLLEVKKSLSAEESAINSIDSKIKTIEEQIESAKKKVGLAAYSTELSKDEPCPLCGSKDHPEPLKPSKEEEIFKELLNQIDIDKKELENSRLRREKLLLSKTELDSDIKSRRENINSNKDKLKDLKLEITQIEERLSGYKIDIPSQELEVWLKSLETNVEMANRLSSIEKGYPVLDHLQSLYTSKQKNASIIEKYVSVEDDISISIKKIKEYRAQAENLKKLKEDLNLLNAREEALRKELKRSEQNKNDLTEEKILLQEKIEDHNNKIKQLLNGEEPEEVESRFTSSIENKKKEIIAIEKDLIAISNKVDSIQEQTKKHNESLENIQESSNKLKEEISKNFPDFIDTIEELSNYIITEEEFDQISELKTKLFTQKENKVERLDQLKNEIQKNSDYKLTKRKI; encoded by the coding sequence ATGAAAATATTAAAGATCAGATTAAAAAACATTAATTCATTTAAAGGGGAGCATTGCGTGAATTTTGAGAATTCAGATTTGTCAGCTTCCGGATTATTTCTGATTACAGGCCCTACCGGTGCTGGTAAAACAACTATTTTAGATTCCATTACTCTGGCATTGTATAATAAGATTCCACGAATCGATAAACAGATTACTAAAAATGTTATTCAGCAAAAAGGGTTACTCATAACAAGAGGTGAACAAGAGTCTCTAGCTGAAGTAGAGTATGAAGCTGGTGGCAAGTTATACCGATCCAGTTGGAAAATAGCCCATACTAAAACTGGTAATCTCAAGGATTACGAAATGGAACTCACAGATATTACAGAAGGCAAAATAATCGACCTAAAAAAGAGTGAAGTTCCAGCAGCAAATGAAAAATTTATTGGTCTTTCATACGACCAGTTCATAAAAGCTATAATGTTATCACAGGGCGATTTTGCAAAACTATTAAAAGCCAACCGGGATGAACGGTCCAACCTACTTGAAAAAATCACTGGACTCACTTCTTTCAGAGATATAAGCCGAAAAGTTTATGAACTATTTAAGCAGGCTGAAACTAATCTTGCTATAGAAGAAAGTAGTAAAGAAAGCATTCAATTACTTTCCGAAGAAGAAGTTGATGATCTCAATACTGAATTAAAGGTGCTAATCAGTTCGAAAATTGCTCTAAAGCAAAAAGAAAAAGCTATAAATGAAAAAATCACTTCTGCAGCAAAGTATTCCCAATTGAAACAAGAATATGCTAATACTGAGAATGAAGTATTAAAAATCTCTAATGAAATAGATCAAAATCAAAATTCTTTTGAAAAAATTGCCCGATATAAAGAAATTATCCCTCTAAAAAGTAAATATTCTGAATACGAAAATCACAAGTCGAAAATTGCAGAAATTAGTGAAACAGTAACTGATCTAAATCAAAAAGAGAATCAGCTAAACGAAAAACAAAATAGTTTACAAAGCAGATTAGAACAAAAGACTAAAGAACTTAACAAGGTCAATGATGAATATCTCAATATTCAGCCTAAAATTAAAAAAGCAAAGGAACTGACAGCAAATTTAAAAATTCTAAAAACTGAATATACCAGGAATAATAGTAATCTGGAATCTGCCACTAAAGAATTAAAATTAGCTGAAGATCAAACCAATGAATTCCTTGATAAACAGCTTGTATTAAGCAAACAACAGAACAAGCTGGAAGACAATTTGTCTCAATTAAAAGAATATCAGGCTGGATCTGAAAATATTTCTGATATAGAAAGAAGTATCGAATTAGTATTAGAAGCAGAAAACAACATAGCTGAGGTCCTGGACAAATATCCAAAAATTAAAAATGGAATTTCTGATACTTCTGATACTAAAGAAGTAATCAATTATCTACGGGATACACAGTCTAAATTGGATCATAAAATTAAGGAAATAAAAACCTCCCTGAATAATAATTCCGATCCTGAATTTCAATTAAAAATCAAAGACCTCGGACAGCATTACATATCCCTTTTTAAGGAAAAGCAGAAAATTGAAAATGAAAATGAAAATGAGGAAATTGAATCTTTAGATCAAAAATTACTTGAGGTTAAAAAGAGTTTATCCGCTGAGGAAAGCGCTATTAACTCCATAGATTCTAAAATAAAAACAATTGAAGAACAGATAGAAAGTGCTAAAAAGAAAGTCGGCTTAGCTGCTTATTCAACTGAATTGAGTAAAGATGAACCATGTCCTTTATGTGGCAGTAAAGATCATCCTGAACCATTAAAGCCATCAAAAGAGGAAGAAATATTCAAGGAATTATTAAATCAGATTGATATCGACAAAAAAGAACTTGAAAATAGCAGATTAAGAAGAGAAAAATTACTGCTATCAAAAACAGAGTTAGATTCTGATATCAAATCCAGAAGAGAAAATATCAATTCAAATAAGGATAAGCTTAAAGATTTGAAACTTGAAATTACTCAAATAGAGGAAAGATTATCAGGGTACAAAATTGATATTCCTTCCCAAGAATTAGAAGTCTGGTTGAAATCTTTGGAAACAAATGTTGAGATGGCAAACAGGTTATCTTCAATCGAAAAAGGATACCCTGTGCTAGATCATTTACAAAGCTTATATACTTCAAAGCAAAAAAATGCCTCAATAATTGAAAAATACGTCTCTGTAGAAGATGATATATCTATTTCCATTAAAAAAATAAAAGAATACCGAGCCCAGGCTGAGAACTTAAAAAAACTTAAAGAGGATCTTAACCTGTTAAACGCTCGTGAAGAAGCGCTACGAAAGGAACTTAAGAGAAGTGAGCAAAATAAAAATGACCTAACAGAAGAAAAAATTCTTCTCCAGGAAAAGATAGAAGATCATAATAACAAAATTAAACAACTTCTGAATGGAGAGGAACCGGAAGAAGTGGAATCAAGATTTACCTCTTCAATTGAAAATAAGAAAAAAGAAATAATTGCTATTGAAAAAGATTTAATTGCAATATCGAATAAGGTTGATTCTATTCAGGAACAAACAAAAAAGCACAATGAAAGTCTTGAAAACATTCAGGAATCATCCAATAAATTAAAGGAGGAAATAAGCAAAAATTTTCCCGATTTCATTGATACGATAGAGGAATTATCAAATTATATAATCACTGAAGAAGAGTTTGATCAAATAAGTGAATTAAAGACAAAACTTTTTACTCAAAAAGAAAACAAGGTTGAAAGACTGGATCAACTTAAAAATGAAATACAAAAAAATAGTGATTATAAGCTTACAAAGAGGAAAATTTAA
- a CDS encoding SbcC/MukB-like Walker B domain-containing protein yields the protein MILYHLLEFANYRLSRLTDRYLFARFEEDTEDVNDLYIIDRWQGDLRRSVHSLSGGESFILSLSLALSLADMNSKNISLNTLFIDEGFGTLDEQTLDIVISTLETLQAQTGKMIGLISHVPLLRDRINTQIKVIKNNSGHSRILF from the coding sequence ATGATCCTTTATCATCTACTTGAATTCGCTAATTACAGGCTATCCAGGTTAACTGACAGATATTTATTTGCAAGGTTTGAAGAAGATACAGAAGATGTTAACGATTTGTACATCATTGATCGTTGGCAAGGAGACCTACGCCGTTCGGTTCATAGTTTATCAGGAGGAGAATCTTTTATCCTATCACTGTCATTAGCCCTTAGCCTGGCTGATATGAATTCTAAAAATATTAGCCTGAACACCTTATTCATTGATGAGGGATTTGGCACATTAGATGAACAGACTCTTGATATAGTTATATCTACGCTTGAAACATTACAAGCTCAAACCGGTAAAATGATCGGATTAATATCTCACGTACCCTTACTTAGAGATAGAATTAATACACAAATCAAGGTAATAAAGAATAATAGCGGTCATAGTCGTATTCTATTTTAA
- a CDS encoding PAS domain-containing protein — translation MNPFLFGTSEKFSFEDNRRIYLNNFMNLINIIIVGSINLFLAIKHESIIIYPSALILVSAASLFIASQYQHRTAKLFTIFGSFFLYYLWNLNINAGSEEVNYGQLLILVGYAVIPFGLYSFKNKLTLLVSLILLVFTFTIPFTTDLVQVSDDVVALSKDPFLTYSGYFIGTILLFLILFAVSRSQSLTESNNATLRFEIEQHNKELENSQFELKKQLEDAKTVQQKEKNRAWVVEGLGRINNLIRKHDDPKKLAESVISEIVTYLGANQGSIFLLEEDDETSEKYLELQGAYAFDRKKFIDKKISIGEGLVGQAFLEAEPIILKDIPQNYINITSGLGDSTPGFLVIYPLINNEKVEAIIEVASFQELEDYKMDYLADLGESLASSFSLSKINFQTKYLLELSKQQEEEMRSQAEELQQNMEELQATQEEMARKAREVEDQNDQLRLQEEAMRQNMEELQTTQEEMDRKAVEIEEQNNKLKEQEEIMQQHLEELEAQKEEMELYMKKTEELKQDLQIRQNVLDVSTILSESDPFGTITYANDKLVQVSKYSREELIGSPHNIFRHPDMPSKVFKKLWDTIQKGDTFRGIIKNRAKDGSVYWVDAIISPELNNEGKPVKYIGARYVIEDHEYAELAFERQMKNFN, via the coding sequence ATGAATCCATTTCTTTTCGGAACAAGCGAAAAGTTTTCCTTTGAAGATAACCGGAGAATTTATTTAAACAACTTTATGAATCTGATAAATATCATTATTGTCGGATCCATAAATCTCTTTCTGGCTATAAAACATGAATCAATAATAATCTACCCCAGTGCATTAATATTAGTTTCGGCAGCCAGTTTGTTTATAGCCAGCCAATATCAACATCGAACAGCTAAATTGTTTACTATTTTTGGTTCGTTTTTTCTTTATTATCTATGGAATCTTAATATTAATGCCGGTAGTGAAGAAGTTAATTATGGACAATTGCTCATCTTAGTCGGCTATGCAGTTATTCCTTTCGGTTTATATTCATTTAAAAACAAACTGACATTATTAGTATCTCTAATATTATTGGTATTCACCTTTACTATCCCTTTCACAACCGACCTTGTTCAGGTTTCTGATGATGTTGTGGCCCTTAGTAAAGATCCTTTTTTAACTTACAGCGGTTATTTCATTGGTACTATACTTTTATTTCTAATTTTATTTGCTGTGAGCCGCAGTCAATCGCTAACTGAATCTAACAACGCAACTTTAAGATTCGAGATTGAACAGCATAATAAAGAACTTGAAAATTCTCAATTTGAATTAAAAAAACAATTAGAGGATGCAAAAACAGTTCAGCAAAAAGAAAAAAACCGTGCATGGGTTGTTGAAGGATTAGGTAGAATAAATAACCTTATCAGAAAGCACGATGATCCAAAGAAACTTGCTGAATCGGTAATTAGTGAGATCGTAACTTATTTAGGAGCTAATCAAGGATCAATCTTTTTGCTGGAAGAAGACGATGAAACATCCGAAAAATATCTTGAATTACAAGGAGCCTATGCTTTTGACAGAAAAAAATTTATTGACAAAAAGATATCTATAGGTGAAGGACTTGTCGGTCAGGCTTTTCTCGAGGCCGAACCAATTATATTAAAAGATATACCACAAAATTATATTAATATAACCAGTGGATTAGGTGATTCAACACCGGGTTTTCTAGTTATATACCCATTGATAAATAATGAAAAGGTTGAGGCTATTATAGAGGTAGCCTCGTTCCAGGAGCTGGAAGATTACAAGATGGATTATCTCGCTGACCTTGGAGAGAGTCTTGCTTCTTCTTTTAGTCTTAGTAAAATCAACTTCCAGACTAAATATCTGCTGGAGTTATCTAAGCAACAGGAAGAGGAAATGCGCAGCCAGGCTGAGGAACTTCAACAAAACATGGAAGAGCTTCAGGCTACACAGGAAGAAATGGCCAGAAAAGCCAGGGAAGTTGAAGATCAGAACGATCAGCTACGTCTACAGGAAGAAGCTATGCGGCAAAACATGGAAGAGCTTCAAACAACACAGGAAGAAATGGACCGAAAGGCTGTAGAGATTGAAGAGCAAAATAACAAGCTAAAGGAACAAGAAGAGATTATGCAGCAGCACCTCGAAGAACTCGAGGCTCAGAAAGAAGAAATGGAGCTTTACATGAAAAAAACTGAAGAGCTAAAACAAGATCTTCAGATAAGACAAAATGTGCTTGATGTATCCACCATTCTTTCTGAATCAGATCCATTTGGCACAATAACTTATGCCAATGATAAGTTAGTCCAGGTTAGTAAATACAGCAGGGAAGAATTGATTGGTAGCCCACATAATATTTTCAGACATCCGGATATGCCTTCCAAAGTATTCAAAAAATTATGGGATACGATTCAAAAAGGTGATACATTCAGAGGTATAATTAAAAACAGAGCAAAAGATGGATCAGTTTATTGGGTTGATGCTATTATTTCTCCTGAATTAAATAATGAAGGAAAACCTGTGAAATATATCGGCGCGAGATACGTAATTGAAGATCACGAATATGCTGAACTTGCATTTGAAAGACAAATGAAAAATTTTAATTAA
- a CDS encoding helix-turn-helix transcriptional regulator, with amino-acid sequence MDYFDGYLEKGDGVLNAQDRLEKILKLIILLKYRKPKTLTQLAQVLNKSERQVRRDIKSLEKFFPIDMDYHNRYFIVSDRDNDNFLISLTENELKLAHQSINGNSPLSHSLKEKLAAKIPELTFQNEELVNDFSDRVDTIQKAIQDRKVIELRKYRSNTSKGYFDRVLEPINVINGHYLVAYEPKVKETKVFHISRAEEVMALEDEIVHHKHHTHLKPDAFGMFSGEKLEVDLRLTIMAKNLLQETFPQAKNL; translated from the coding sequence ATGGATTATTTTGATGGGTACCTTGAAAAAGGTGATGGGGTATTAAATGCACAGGATAGATTAGAAAAGATCCTGAAGTTAATTATTTTATTAAAATACAGAAAACCTAAAACGCTAACTCAATTAGCACAGGTTTTAAATAAAAGTGAAAGACAGGTAAGAAGAGACATAAAGAGTCTGGAGAAATTCTTTCCAATAGACATGGATTACCATAACAGATATTTTATCGTGAGCGATCGTGATAATGATAACTTCTTAATAAGCCTGACTGAGAATGAACTTAAACTTGCTCATCAAAGTATTAATGGCAATTCTCCATTATCTCATTCATTAAAAGAAAAGCTGGCTGCCAAGATACCAGAGCTCACCTTTCAAAATGAAGAATTAGTTAATGATTTTTCTGATAGAGTGGATACAATTCAAAAAGCTATTCAGGACAGGAAAGTAATTGAACTCAGGAAATACAGGTCAAATACTTCAAAAGGATATTTTGATCGCGTTTTGGAGCCAATCAATGTAATTAACGGCCACTATTTAGTAGCCTACGAACCTAAAGTAAAAGAAACTAAAGTATTTCATATTTCAAGAGCAGAAGAAGTAATGGCACTTGAAGACGAAATAGTTCACCACAAACATCATACACATTTAAAACCTGATGCTTTTGGTATGTTTTCCGGAGAGAAATTAGAGGTCGATCTTCGTTTAACTATTATGGCTAAAAATTTACTGCAAGAAACTTTCCCACAAGCAAAAAATTTATAA